TCAGAACAATGCCAATGGATGCTAAACAATCAGGAACAATTAGATACTTATTTACAATGGCAAACGGTTTTATCAAAAAATAAATATCATGCTTTGTACGAAGCCATGCATCAATTAAACATCAACGATTGGACAAACACTTTTAAAGCGTGGTATTATCATCAAGTGTTGCAAAATTTTATATTAGATAATAAATTAGATGATAAAAGTACCGACATCATTCATCAATTGCAACAAAATGATGAAACACTTAAAAAACGATTAGCTAAAAAAATATTAGCTACTTGGCAAGAGTTACAACAACAATTAATTGCTACGAAAGACCTTGCTCAATTAAAATATTTATACAATCAAAGAAAAAACAAGCAGTACAACAGCAAAAATTCACTACGAAAAATTGTACACGATGATGTCGATTTCTTCACCACAATATTTCCAGTAGTACTAGTCAATCCAAGTGTAGCTGCATCAATAATTCCTTTAGAATATAATTTATTCGATTTTATTATATTAGATGAAGCATCTCAATTAAAAGTAGAAGAAACTTATGCTACACTATTGCGTGGAAAAACTAAAATTATTTCTGGCGACAAACATCAAATGCCACCAAGTTCTTATTTTGGTAATGCTGTTGTTATTTATGAAGAAGAAAACGACGATGAAAACGAAAGCTTTTTAGCAGATAGTCAGTCTTTATTAGAATATGCAGAAGATACAGGCTATCAAAGTCATACTTTAGATTTTCACTATCGTTCACAACACCATCATTTGATTGAATTTTCCAATACAGCGTTCTATCAGTCTAAATTAATTCCATTGCCACCAAAAAAAGACTATCAAGCAATAACATTTCATGCAATCAACGGTGTGTATCAAAATGGAATTAACGAAGCTGAAGCTAAAGCTATTGTTACTACTATATTTGATTTAGCCAATACAACTACTACACCAAGTATTGGAATTGCTACATTTAATATACATCAAAGAAACTTAATTTTAGATTTAATCTATGAAACTGCTACACAAGATGAAGCTAATGCTAAAAAACTAGAATTATTATTAGCCAACGGACTCTTTGTAAAAAACTTAGAAAATATACAAGGTGATGAAAGAGACATCTTATTAATTTCTACTACATTTGGTTTAACTGAAGAAGGCAAATTCCGTCAAAATTTTGGACCACTTACACAAGAAAAAGGATATAAACTACTCAATGTAATTATTACAAGAGCAAAAAAAACCATTCAAATATTTAGTTCTATTCCAGAACAATTTATTGCTAATTATCCAACAGCTATTCAAGAAAAAGGAAATACAGGCAAAGGTATTTTTTATGCTTATTTGGCTTTTGTAAAAGCAATTAGTCAACAAAACGAAGCACAAAAACAATTGGTTTTAAATACGATTGCTCAAGAAAGAGAAAGTAAGAATAATGTAATAAATAATAATTATTCTAACTATATAGATATAATAATCAAAACTAATAATACGAATAACTTCACTCAAAATTATCAATTAGGTGGATATACTTTGCCTTTGGTGAATAACTCAGAAAATAGTTTAACAGAGTATAGTTTTGAAAATTCATTTTTATATAAACATCAATTAAGTTATAGGTATAAGTTACATCTACAAAAAATACTACAGAACTATAATATTAATACTAATTATATTTGGTTTTACGACTTATGGCAACAAATTAATTAATTCATTTATCAACTTAGGTTAATTTTCAAATTAGTTAATTGTTTAATTAATAAATTTCAAATGGCTTATCTTAAGTAAATTAATCATTGAAATATTTGTTAAAAAGCTTATTTGTATTGTAAATCATTTTCTTTATCACTATATTTGGTTAGTTGTTAATCATTAACCTTTTATCATGAAAAAAAATAGTTTGGGTAGAAGAAAATTTTTGGGTCTTTCAGCAATTGCAACAGCTACAGCAATGGGTGGTACAACATTTACACTAAGTAGTTGTTCTAAAGAAGACGATTTAAAAGCCAATCCATACGAAACCGAAGCATTAGTTATTGGTTCTGGTTTTGGTGGTTCGGTTGCTGCGTTGCGTTTAGGCGAAGCTGGTATCAAAACTACTATGTTAGAAATGGGTAAGTTCTACGATTCAACAGTTTCTAACAAAGCATTTTCTCCTGCTTTTTTTCCAGATACTAGAGCCACTTGGTTAAAAACAGGTACATTCGAAATGCCTTTAGGTCCAGATTTTCCTTTGAGTGGCAATAAATTTGTAGGCGTTTTAGACAGAAATAAAGCTTCTGCTAATGGCGATATGGATATTTATAGAGGTACTTGTTTAGGTGGAGGTTCTGTGGTTTATGGTGGTATGTTGCCAAAGCCAAGAGTAGAGCTTTGGTCTAAACATTTTCCAGATATAGAATATAGTGAGATGGAAGCGAAATGGTATCCAAAAGTGCATAGCATGATTGATATTTCTACTGTTCCAGAAAATATTTTAAATTCAGAATTTTATCAATACTCGAGAGTTGGTTTGGAGCATTGCGAAAATGCTGGTATGGAAAAAGTAATGTTGCCTTGTGGTTTTGATTTTGGCATTGTAAATGAAGAATTGTCTGGTCAAATTTCTAAATCTGTACTGAATAGTGAAATGATTTTTGGTGTGAATAGTGGTTGTAAAAATAGTTTAGATAAAAACTATATTCCAGCTGCAATTGGTACTGGAAATGTTACAGTAGAAACATTGCATCGTGTAGAAAGCGTTAGAAAACTGAGTGATAAATATGCAGTAGAAGTAGCTCAGATTGATGAAAGTGGCAATGCCATTAAATATAAAACTTATACTTGTAAATATTTATTTGTTAATGCAGGTGTAGTAGGTACAATGAATATTTTACTTAAAGCTAAATATGATGGTGGTTTGGCTAACTTAAATGAACATGTTGGACAAGCTTGGGGAAATAATGGCAATACGATGGCAATGCGTAGTAACTTAAACGACGATACTGGTGGCAAACAAGGTGCAATTCCTGTTTCTGGTTATGGCGATTTAAATAATCCAATTGCTCCATTGCTAGCAGAACAAGCACCATTTCCATTAGGTTTAGAGCTAAAATCTTTGTTGATGTTAGCTATTGTTGATAATCCTGAAAGAGGTTATTGGCAATACAATCCACAGAAACAAAAAGCTGAGTTAATTTGGAATAAAGAACAACACCAATTGAGTATTGATGCGATGAAAAACTTTGTAGCAAGATTAAATGCTGCTAATGGTGGAGAAATCAATACACTATTGGTTAAGAACAATGGATATACTTCTAACTTTACTTATCATCCATTAGGTGGTGCAGTTAGAAACCTAGCATCTGATGCTTATGGCAGACTTCATGGCTACGACAATTTATATTGTATTGATGGTAGTATGATGCCTGGATTTTCTTGTTGTGCTAATCCAGCATTAACTATAGCAGCACTAGCAGAACGAAGCATGGAAAAAATAATAGCAGAAGATTTTTAGATTAGTCATTTGTAGTTTGAGTCATCTGTCATTAGCAGAACATTGCAGTATAAAATAATATATTCTAAAAAATAGCGTAGCTATTTAACCTAATTAGAAAAAGAAAAATAGTAAATAATACTGCGTAGCAGTATAACCTTTTGTTGCTATAATAGAATCATTTTACAATAAAAAATCTCAATACAATGTCTAAGCTAAGTCGTAGAAAGTTTTTAGGATACACAGCACTTACCACTGCTGCACTTGCAGAAATGACGACCATTAGTTTAAGTGGTTGTACCAAAGAAAACTATCAACAAGAAGCACATTATAAAGCAATTGTTATTGGTTCTGGTTTTGGTGGAAGCGTTGCTGCACTACGATTAACAGAAAAAGGAATTCCTACACTTTTGCTAGAAATGGGAAAATTCTACGATACTACTACTAGCAACAATACTTTTTCTCCTACATTACCACCAGACAATCGCTCTACTTGGTTAGAAAATAATACCGAATTGCCATTTGGATTGAATTTGCCTATTGGCAATAAATTCGTAGGTGTATTAGATAAAGTTACTTATCCTAACATGGCTATTTATAGAAATATATGCTTAGGTGGTGGCTCTATTTCTAATGGTGGTGTATTACTCGCTCCAAATGAATATTATTTTAATCGATATATTTCTACAGAAATTAATTATCAAGAGTTAGCTGCTAAATATATTCCACTAGCCAAACAAATGTTTAGTGCCAATGTAATGCCTGATGATTTATTTAATTCATCGTACTACCAATTTGCACAAGTAGCAAAAAAACACGCTTTAAAATCTGGATTTGATATTAGTCATGCACATTCATTCTACAATTTTGATATATGGCGACAAGAAATGAATGGCACAATTCAAAAATCGGCATTAAAAGGAGAGTTGTTGTATGGTAATAATAATGGTATTAAAAATTCACTCGATAAAAACTATTTATCACTAGCATTAGCAACTTCACAACTTACTATAAAAACACTTAGAAAAGTGTATGATATTAATTATAAAGATGAATTATATATTATTACGGTTCAGCAAATAGATGAACAAGGCACTGTTGTACAACACGAACAATATACTTCAGAATATTTGTTTATTTGTGCAGGAAGTGTAGGAAGTTCTGAACTATTGCTTCAAGCAAAACACAAAAATCGTTTGCCTAACCTAAACGATGAAGTTGGCAGAAATTGGGGTTCTAATGGTAATACATTTGCCATTAGAGGAAAACTGAACGAAGCAACAGGCAATATGCACAGCTCACCACCAACATTATCTGTTTACGATTTTAATAATCCATATACACCATTGGCAGCTATGCAAGATATATTTCCAATAGGCATCGATTTAAAATCTTTGTTGATGGTAGGACAACCTTTTGTAGAGAGTCGTGGACATTTTGAAGTGATTAATAACCAAGTGCAATTAAACTGGAGTAGCAATGCAATGGAACAAGGCAAATTGGCAATGGAGCATTTTATTAACAAACTTAACACAGATAATGGTGGCGAAATAGATACCAATTTTATAAAAGAAGGTGTTTCTACTAATTTTACTTATCATCCATTAGGTGGTGTGGTGCTAGGAAAAGCATCCGATTGGTATGGCCGATTAAACGGTTATAAAAAACTATATGCAATAGACGGAAGTATGTTACCAGGCAATAGTGCTATGGTTAATCCAACACTGCTCATTACAGCACTAGCAGAACGAAACATGGAAAAAATATTAGCAGAAGATTTTTAGATTAGTCATTTGTAGTTTAAGTCATCTCTCATTAGCAGACATTGTCCGTCCCTGTCTGTCCCTAAATAGAGTTGACCGTTTTGGTTAAAAAAATATTGTTTTTTGTTTGATAAAATGTGAGACTTCTGTCTACCACAGGTAAACTTCGCTAATGCTCAGAGTGAACCCTCTTGGGTAATCGTCTATACTGAGTGAGGTACGAGCGAAGTATCTCTGTGATACAAATGAGAGACTCCTCGCTACACTCTGTTTCGCTCAGAGTGACGGCTGGTTTAAAAGAACGCTTTATAGTATAAAACAGTCATGAATACCAATACTATTGTGTGTGGTTTCCTGTGTTTTATATTATTTGATAACAAATACAATGTAGAAAATATTAAAATATATTATATTGATATTTGCTTTAATTATAAATATTTTTCATTTAGTTATTAATAGAATAAATATTTTTGTGTTAGGAAGTAGGTTTTTATATTAGGTATTAAAAAATAAAGTTTGTTAATCTTAAGCATTTTGAGAGTAAAATCTTTTACATCTTAAATATTTACTATAAATTTAAACATGAAAAAAATTGCAGTATTTCCTGGTTCATATGATCCAATTACGCTTGGTCATGTTGATGTTGTAAAAAGAGCATTACCTTTATTTGATGAAATTATAATTGCTATTGGAATTAATACTAGAAAAACCTATTTATTTTCACTAGAACAAAGAATGGACTGGATTAAAAAAACTTTTGAAGATGAACCTAAAGTAAGTGTAGAATCGTACACAGGACTTACCGTAAATTATTGTAAGAATAAAGGTGCTGATTACATTATCAGAGGTATTCGTTCGTCGGCAGATTTTGAATATGAAAAGACCATAGCACAACTCAATCAAATGATGGAAAGTAATATAGAAACACTATTAATTTTATCATCGCCAGAGTTGTCTGCTATTTCATCAACCATAGTTAGAGAAATTATAATTGGCAAAGGTGATACTAGTAAATTTCTTCCTAAAACAATTATTATTCCACAAGTGTAGTAAAATTATTTGCTGTTAAAAAAGCAATGCATGCATTATATTATTTATATTTGATGCATGGACTTGTTTAAAGAAGCAGCAGATAAAATGGTGATTTACCAGTTGCGAACAGCTTGGCTTAATATTGCTAAGTTGTACAATGACATTACGGCTCAGTATGATGGTACTATTTCTATGGCATTTGTGCTGTTGGCAATTTATGAAGACGAAGGAACACCAGTAACTAAAATTGCACCACGAATTGGAATGGAACCTAATAGTTTGTCGAGAGTTTTAAAAGCTTTGGAAGAAAAGAAAATTATTAAGCGAAAAAAAGACAAAACCGACTCTAGAATTGTTAAAATAAAACTGACGGAAAAAGGCATTAAACTTAGAAAGTTTGCATTGAAATCGGTATTTAATTTAGAGAAAATAATACATGCTAAGATTGATGAAAAAGATTTAGAAAGCTTTTTTAAAGTAATGTGTACCATTCCTGTTGCACTAGAAGAATTTATAGCATTACAAGAGCAACAAGGTAAGTGATATGATTAGTTAACTAGTGATTAAAAACTAATAAAGCTTGTAGCTCGTATTTTGTTTGGTCTTTAGATAAGTATAAATATTTTATATATTTATTATAATAAACTACCATTTTATAAAGCTAAACAAGCTTATGCTAATTAAATTTATTAGTAGGAGCTACAAGCTCACGCCAGCTGGGAAATAAAACTTAAATTATTGTTTTATTTTTCAACAAAATGATTTATATTTGATTTAGTTTTATAATACATACTTATAGTTACAAAACATAAAAACATATTTAACCATTAAACAAAAAACATAATGACATTAGAAAAAATACTTGAAAACTTAAATTCATTTGAAAAAAATTCATTTCTGAAAATTATTGATAATATTGTTACTGATAGACCTAAAAATTCACAAGTAATAGATAAAATATTATCTGACTCTAGTAGTGATATTAAAAATATGGATAATATTAATATTACAAAAGTATTTAACCTTGTAGAAGAAGAGTTTACAGCGTATGTAAAGAAAGAATTTCTAGTAACTACATCTCAATTAGATATTTTAATAGATATTATTTCTAAAGATGGTAATTGTATAATGAAGCAAGATTGGTTTTCAAGATTATATGAAAACGAATTATTAAAACTTGATAAAAAGCTAAAAGCATTTCAACTAGTTATAGACTCAGATAAATCTGAAGTAAATACAAATAGACAAAGAGATTATAAAGTCTATCAATCTTGTTTAAAAACTGCTTATTTAAATGATGATTCTAATAATCTCGACAGAAAAATTACTACTGATGAACAAAGTATATTGCATACATTATCAAGTCAATTAGGACTCTCTCAAGAAGAAGTAAAATTAATTAACTATCTTATTATTCCAGTTCAAAAACAAAATATAGATACTGTAATAAATGAATTAAAATCTATAGGAATTATATTTTATTCTAAAAAAACTAATACCATATATATTGCTGATGAAGTAGTTAGAATACTCAGAAAAGTTAGAGGAAAAGAAGTTGCTGACAAATTTCTAAGACGAGTATTAAGACTTATAAGAGAACCACAAATTAATTTAATTTGTAAACAACATAATATAGATTGGAAATTAAATATAGAAGAAAAGATAAAAGAAATATTAAATGAAGGAATTTCTTTATCTAGTATTCTAATTAACGACATATATAAAGATGATACAAAAGTTACAGATAAGAAAAAATTTATTAATGAACTATGTGATAAAGGTTTAAAAATATCACCACAACTAAAAGGTTCTTTAATTGAAGAAAAAATAGCTAGCTTAATTAAGTATTTCGAAGACATTGAACGAGATGAAAAAGTAGGAATTTCTATTGAAGGTTATGAAAAACTGCTAGTAGAATTAGGTGAAACATTACCTACATTAAATCAACAGCTAAAAGATAAGTTTGAGCTTCAAGATGAAAATGTATTGAATAGCAATTACCTGTTAGATTATAATATTAAACCTCGTGATGTTCTTGAAATTATATCAGAGAAAGAATTAGAACATTTCTGTAAAATTAAAGCAATAAAAACTAGAGGAGACTTAATATTAAATATTTTAGATATTTATAAAGATGCTGAGAACTTATATTTAGAAAATTATGAAAATATTGGTTTTAGAAATTTATCTGCACTAAAAGAAAACGGTATAATAATTAAAGAAGCTAGCTTAGGCGTAAAATTTGAAGAGTTAACAAAAAAGATATTTCATAGTCTTGGATTTAATGTTG
Above is a genomic segment from Chitinophagales bacterium containing:
- a CDS encoding MarR family transcriptional regulator: MDLFKEAADKMVIYQLRTAWLNIAKLYNDITAQYDGTISMAFVLLAIYEDEGTPVTKIAPRIGMEPNSLSRVLKALEEKKIIKRKKDKTDSRIVKIKLTEKGIKLRKFALKSVFNLEKIIHAKIDEKDLESFFKVMCTIPVALEEFIALQEQQGK
- a CDS encoding GMC family oxidoreductase; the encoded protein is MSKLSRRKFLGYTALTTAALAEMTTISLSGCTKENYQQEAHYKAIVIGSGFGGSVAALRLTEKGIPTLLLEMGKFYDTTTSNNTFSPTLPPDNRSTWLENNTELPFGLNLPIGNKFVGVLDKVTYPNMAIYRNICLGGGSISNGGVLLAPNEYYFNRYISTEINYQELAAKYIPLAKQMFSANVMPDDLFNSSYYQFAQVAKKHALKSGFDISHAHSFYNFDIWRQEMNGTIQKSALKGELLYGNNNGIKNSLDKNYLSLALATSQLTIKTLRKVYDINYKDELYIITVQQIDEQGTVVQHEQYTSEYLFICAGSVGSSELLLQAKHKNRLPNLNDEVGRNWGSNGNTFAIRGKLNEATGNMHSSPPTLSVYDFNNPYTPLAAMQDIFPIGIDLKSLLMVGQPFVESRGHFEVINNQVQLNWSSNAMEQGKLAMEHFINKLNTDNGGEIDTNFIKEGVSTNFTYHPLGGVVLGKASDWYGRLNGYKKLYAIDGSMLPGNSAMVNPTLLITALAERNMEKILAEDF
- a CDS encoding GMC family oxidoreductase gives rise to the protein MKKNSLGRRKFLGLSAIATATAMGGTTFTLSSCSKEDDLKANPYETEALVIGSGFGGSVAALRLGEAGIKTTMLEMGKFYDSTVSNKAFSPAFFPDTRATWLKTGTFEMPLGPDFPLSGNKFVGVLDRNKASANGDMDIYRGTCLGGGSVVYGGMLPKPRVELWSKHFPDIEYSEMEAKWYPKVHSMIDISTVPENILNSEFYQYSRVGLEHCENAGMEKVMLPCGFDFGIVNEELSGQISKSVLNSEMIFGVNSGCKNSLDKNYIPAAIGTGNVTVETLHRVESVRKLSDKYAVEVAQIDESGNAIKYKTYTCKYLFVNAGVVGTMNILLKAKYDGGLANLNEHVGQAWGNNGNTMAMRSNLNDDTGGKQGAIPVSGYGDLNNPIAPLLAEQAPFPLGLELKSLLMLAIVDNPERGYWQYNPQKQKAELIWNKEQHQLSIDAMKNFVARLNAANGGEINTLLVKNNGYTSNFTYHPLGGAVRNLASDAYGRLHGYDNLYCIDGSMMPGFSCCANPALTIAALAERSMEKIIAEDF
- the coaD gene encoding pantetheine-phosphate adenylyltransferase, with product MKKIAVFPGSYDPITLGHVDVVKRALPLFDEIIIAIGINTRKTYLFSLEQRMDWIKKTFEDEPKVSVESYTGLTVNYCKNKGADYIIRGIRSSADFEYEKTIAQLNQMMESNIETLLILSSPELSAISSTIVREIIIGKGDTSKFLPKTIIIPQV